The genomic segment GACAGCCTGGAAAAGCTGGCACGACACCCGCTGGAGGGGACCGAACTTCAAGAAATCTCCCTCGACCTGCGGCCCCCCCACTCGGAGTCCTTCCTAACCGGTGTGCCGCTGATCGCTCCTGAAGCACCCGCAGCCACAGATGGGATAGCTCTCCCCTCCCTGCCTCGGCAGGCGCGTTGGGAAAGACTGCAGCGCGACCGGGCTTACCGGGGTTCATTCCTGGAAGAGGCGCGTCGCCGGGTGAACGAGACGCGCAAGCGGGCGCAGCCTGTGCCGCTTCAAGCGTACTGGACGAACTACCACGTTCTGGATCACGCTCAGGAGAACTGGTATTTCTTCTGGCGTGCGCGCTTTCGCGCGGGGGAAGCCCTCCCCACCGACCTGAGCTACCTCTTCCTCCACGCCTACGAAGTCCTGCATGGTGTGGGCTTTCACTCACCAGACGCGGCCTTCGGGCACCTGCGCCGGCTGTGGCACAGCTACCGCGGGGCCCATCCCAGGCTGGACGACTACCTGCGGGCCTGGCTGACCGACTTCGTCCATTATTACGAACTCGACGACCAGACGGCTCAGGCCTGGTTGGAAGAGGCCCGGGCGCACGGCCGGGCCGATCTGACGGCCACCACCTGGGAAGACCGGGCGAACCTGATCATCCAGAGCTGGCTGGAAGGCGACGACCGCGACCATGTTCCCGAGGAGATGTTCCGCCAGCTCATCACCTACATACCGGGCAGCAACAAGTTCTACCGAGAGGCCCAGGACAAGGCGGTGCTCGACGCCCTGTTCGGCCGTGCGATCGCCCTCACCGACGACTTCTACTGCCAGACAACTGGCAAGTCGGTGTTCGAGCGGCTGGGTCCCAAAAAGGCGGCCCAGATCAAGAGGCAGGCCTTCGTGGGAGCCGTGTTCGAGGGCCCTGCTTTGTCCTACACGGTTGGCACGGTGCGGCGCTACCGCCGGGATGGGAAGCTCTCCAAGCTGCTCACCCAGGCAGTCCGGTACGCCGAGAACCTTGCCCGCAAGGAGGCCGGCTTCAAGGCTTTGCTGCGCGACATCGATCTGCCGGCGGAGTTGAAGGCCCACCTCGATGCCCACCTGATCCCCGAACTGGGCACCCTCCGCACGTCGAAGGCCCAGCCGCCTCCTGCCCCGGAGCGCCCCAGGGTGCAGCTGGACCCCAGCCGCCTGGCAGCCTTGCAGCAGGAATCCGAGGAGATTCGGGAGCGCCTGCTGGAAGGAAGCGCCACCGAGGAGACCCCGGAGGGGGCCGCAGTGCCTGCGCCGCCCCTTCCCGAAGTCCAGACAGTGGTTCCCGCTGGGCCACCGTCTGTCATGCCGGCCCCATCCCACCACCCGCCGCTCCCCGCCGACTTGCCGGAGGGGCACCTCACCGAGGTGGCCGGGGTCGCCGAGGTGCTAAGCGCCGCCTCGGAGGCTGGGCGCGATCTGCTGCGGCAACTGCGGAGCCACGGCTGGGAACTCGCCGAGCACGACCTGCGCCTGCCGCCGGGGACCTTCGCCAGCACCCTGGTCGACGAGGTGAATGAGGCGGCGCAACAGAGGCTGGGCGATGTGCTGCTGGTGCAGGAGGATGGTCTTCTGATCGCCGTGGAAGACTACCGGGACGAGCTGGAGTTCTTGCTGTCCTCACCTGAGCAGACGGCGGCCGCGTCCGCTCCGGCACCTCTCCCCGAGGGGCCCTGGCAGGCGCTCGCCGAGGTGCTCCCGCCCCTGCACTTGGAGCTCCTGGGTCACCTGCTGCAGGCCGACCTGACGGTTCCGGAGTTGGAAGCCTTCACTGCCACCCGTCATGCCCTCGCCTCAGCTGTCCTGGAAGACCTCAACGCGCACGCCCTCGACACCGTCGGCGACATCCTCATCGACCCCTATGGCGATCCCCTGGCCTTAGAAGACGCTTACCGCGAAGACGTGCGGCGGGTGCTGCAGGCGCAGGGCCTCATCCGCCCGGAGTAACCCACCCCCATGACCAACCCACCTGCTGTTCCCAAGCGCATCACCACCGCCCTCTTCAGCTCCCTCGGCGCAGGCGTCGTGCCCCGCACCGGCATCGAGCACATCGTTGTGGGCCGCAAGCCCGAGATTGAGGCCCTGCTGGGCGACCTAGCGAACGTCGCCGAAGGCGGCACCGGGTTCCGGGTCATCTCCGGGCGCTACGGCGCTGGCAAGAGCTTCTTGCTGCAATTGCTGCGCAACTACGCGATGAACCGCAACTTCGTGGTCGCCGACGCGGACCTCAGCCCGGAGCGCCGCCTCACGGGCGGGCGTGGGCAGGGCCTGGCCACCTACCGGGAACTGGCGCGTAACCTCTCTACCCGCGTTCGGCCGGACGGGGGCGCGCTGCCCGCCATGCTGGAAAAGTGGATCAGCGGCGTGCAGGGGCAAGTGGTCGCGGGCGGGACTGCCCCAAGTGATCCAGCATTCGGAAGTGCCGTCGAGGCGCGCATCCACGAGGCGGTGAACGAGCTCGAAGGGCTGGTGCATGGCTTCGATTTCGCAAGCGTGATCAGCGCCTACTGGCGTGGGCATCAGCTTGGGAACGACGAGCTCAAGAACGCGGCGCTGAAGTGGCTGCGCGGCGAGTACTCCACCAAGACCGAGGCGCGCGAGGCACTGGGGGTGCGCGTCATCATCGACGACGATACCTGGTACGACTACGTCAAGCTGCTCGCGCAGTTCGTCAAGACCATCGGCTACGCGGGATTGGTTGTCGTGATTGACGAGGCGGTCAACCTCTACAAGATCACCCAGAGTGTCTCGCGGAACGCGAATTACGAAAAGCTCCTGACCATGCTCAATGACACGCTGCAGGGACGCGCGCAGCATCTGCAGCTCCTGGTAGGCGCGACGCCGCAGCTGGTCGAGGACACCCGCCGGGGCCTGTTCTCCTATGACGCCCTGCGCACCCGGCTTGAGCAGAGCCGCTTTGCCCGGAGCGGCCTGCAGGATTACGCCGGCCCGGTGCTGCGGTTGGAGACGCTGACGGGGGAGGAGGTGTTCACGCTGCTGACCACCCTGCGGCGTCTGCACGCCCTACACCACGGGTACACCCCGACCATCAGCGACGACGAGCTGGTGGAGTTCATGAACGAGGTGCTGGGCCGTCTGGGGGCCGAGGGCTTCCTGACCCCCCGGGACGTCACCCGCGATTTCGTCAGCGTCCTCAACCTGCTGCGACAGAACCCTGATCAGACCTTCCTGGGGCTCGTGAAAGGTCCGGACTTCGTCCCGTCAAAGACGGACGTGCTCGCCGAAGTGCAGCGTGAGGATCAGGTGCCGGTGCCCGAGAGCGCTGAGTTCGCTGCCTTCGACCTGTGACCCCGGCGGACCCCTTCACGCGCTTGGCGCCGTTCATCCAGGAGTACATCTGGCGGCAGGGCTGGACCGAGATCCGGGCGGTGCAGGCGGCGGCCTGCGTTGCGCTGCTGGACAGCAACGACCACGTGCTGATTGCCAGCGGCACCGCGAGCGGCAAGACGGAGGCCGCCTTTCTTCCGATCCTCACCTCGTTGCATGAGGACCCGCCGCAAAGTATCGGGGCGCTGTACATCGGGCCGCTGAAGGCGCTGATCAACGATCAGTTCTATCGCCTGGGCGGCCTGCTCGAAGAGTCGGGCATTCCTGTGGGCGCCTGGCACGGCGATATCAGCGCCAACGAGAAGAAGAAGACAGTCGCCCGAGCGCGCGGCATCCTCCAGATCACGCCCGAGTCCTTGGAAGGGCTGTTCCTTCGGCGCGGCACGATTCTGGGGCAGCTCTTCCGCGACCTGCGCTTTGTGGTGATCGACGAAGTGCACGCCTTTATGGCTGACGAGCGCGGTCGCCAGGTGCTGTGCTTGCTGGAACGGCTGGAGCGCGTCACCCGCGTCACCCCGCGTCGGGTCGGGCTCTCGGCCACCCTGGGGGACTTCTCGCTGGCGCAGGCGTGGCTGGCTGGAAAGACGGGGCAGCCGGTGCGGGTGGTGAACGACGCCGGGGCGAAAAGACGTCTGCACCTCGCGTTGGAACACTTCCCGGTGCATGAGGCGCAAGGTAGCGAGGACTTCGGCCCGCTGGATGAGGCTCCCGGGCTGTACCACCACCTCTACGAGCGCACGCTGGGGCGCAAGAGTCTGGTGTTCCGCAACAGCCGTCAGGCGGTTGAGGAGACCGCAGTGGCCCTGCGCTCGCTCGCCGAGGCTCAGGGCTCGACCGACATCTACCACGTGCACCACGGCAGCGTCGCTGCCGCTTACCGCGAGGATGCCGAGCGGGCGATGCGTGAGGAGGGCCGAGCGGCCTGCACCGTGGCAACCGTGACCCTGGAACTGGGCATTGACCTGGGGCAACTCGAGCGGGTGCTGCAGGTGGACCCCCCGCCTACGGTGTCGAGCTTCGTGCAGCGTCTGGGGCGGACTGGGCGACGGGGTGGCGCCGGCGAGATGATCTTCTACACGCTGGAGCGCGGGCACACCGATCAGGACCCACCCCACCGGCGCCTGCCCTGGACGCTGCTGCAGTCCATTGCCACGGTGCAGCTGTACCTCGAAGAGCGCTGGGTGGAGCCGACCCGCCAGCCCCAGTTGCCCTTCAGCCTACTGGTGCACCAGACGCTCGGCGCGCTGGAGCAGTACGGGGAACTGGCCCCGCGTGATCTTGCGGCCCGGGTCCTCACTCTGAGCCCCTTCCAGCACGTCACCCAGGAGCAGTACCGCACCCTCTTGCAGGGGCTGCTGGCCTCCGACCACCTGCAGCGCACCGACGAGGGGGGGCTGCTCATTGGCCTTGCGGGCGAGAAGCTGGTCCAAGACTGGCACTTCTTCGCGGTCTTCCCGGATGTGCCAGAGTACGCCGTCTTCAATGGGGCCAGTGAGATCGGGACGCTGAGCAGCGCTCCTGAAGTGGGAACGGTGATTTCCCTGGTCGGGCGGGCCTGGCGGGTGACTGACGTGGACGAGAAGCGCCGGCAGGTGTTCGTGCGGAAGGAACGCGGAAGGAATACCAGCGCTTGGGCCGGCGGTGGCGGGGAAATTCACGACCGTGTCGTCCAGAAGATGCGCGAGGTCCTGGTCGCGGATACGGATTACTCCTACCTGCAGCCGGCGGCGCGCGTCAGGCTGGGGGAGGCCCGCGCCCTGGCGCGCACCTCAGGGCTCCTAGAAGGGCCGGTGCATGCCCTGAGCGAGCGCAGCCTGCTGCTGCTCCCCTGGCGCGGCACCCGGGTGCACGACACGATCCTGGCGGTGCTGTCCCGGCTGACCCCTGGAGGCGCCCAGAGCGATACACCATACTCGCTGATCGTGGCGGGGAGTCCAGAGGACCTGGCCCGGCAGGTGGCGGCCCTGCCTGCGGAAGATGAGGTGAGGGCGCATCTGCGCGAAGCGTTCCTCGCAGGTCCCCACCCGCAAGGGCCAGGGAAATTCGACGCCCTGGTGCCTCAGGAGCTGCTCGCGGATGCCCACGTCACCGATCGCTTGAACTTAGCCACGGCGCTGGGGGACCTGCGTGAGCTGGCTGGGGCCGCACCCCAGAACGCCTGAACTCAGCACCAGGAGTATGGCGACACGGCGAGCACCAGTTCAAGCCTGCCGCGTCGCCGCTGTTTGTGGGCCCGGGAAGCTTTCGGAGCTCGCCCCTGGGACAAAGCACTTTGGCTCCAATCCATAAATCTGCCAACGGACCGAGGAACCCGCCGATAGACTTTCCTCAAGCCCGGCGCAATCAGCACTCTTGACTTCGTCATCGTCGCGCCTTGAAGGAGCAAGCTCATGAACAGTCCCCTTGCGACCATCCAGGAACACCACCACGAGAAGCAGGCCGAGCAGAAAAGGGCCCTCGCGGCCAAGATGTTCAACGGTCTGATCCAGGCCGACCGCTACGTCGGAGAAGTCTTTTCTGTGGGCTTCAATGAGTTCATCGTGCAGGTACATGACAGCTTTCGGCGTGAAGTGGGTGGGATTCCGCAGGGGGCTTTCCTGATCGCAACCCGCGTCTCGCCGGGCGTCAAGAATCTCTCTATTGATGCCGAAGACAGCGAGATTGTCCTGTTACGTGTGATGGCTCCGACCACTCTGCCGCGCGATGGAGAACGGCAAGATCAGCGGGCAGACGCGGTGGCGCGGGCCATGCAAGGGGACTCCGCCTGGGAGACGGAGGTCGACGAATACACCCACAACAACCTCTCCTTTAGCGGCCTGCGGTGCCGCGTGCTGGGCACCCTCTACATTGAGGAAAATGCTGAGGCGCCAGGCGGGCTCCAGTTGCGCCTGGGCACCGACATCGACAACTTCTACTCGGGCCGGGGAATGAAGATCTACAAGCCCTCAGCAGACGCGCTCAAGCAACTGGTCAACTACCGTGACCCCGAGTTCCGCAGTGACCACCCACTGGGGGACCACACGGTCACGATCGCCAGCCTGCGGTACGGCAGCACGCGGCGCAACCTGAGCAGCGACAGCGTGGACATCAGCATCACCCCTGCGGACCTGATCGGCCAGAAGACGGCGCTCTTTGGCATGACGCGCACCGGCAAGTCGAACACCACCAAGATCATCGCGCAGGCCATTTACGAACTCCGGAGGACTCCGGTGCCTCCTGATCCCGCTGATACGCCGGAGCAGGCGCACGCGCGCGCGAACAGCAACCGCATTGGCCAGTTGATCTTCGATCCGCAGGGTGAGTATGCCAACGAGAACGTCCAAGACGGCGGACGCAACAATCCCAACGCCCTGAAGAACATTTATAGCCACCTGGGACTTCCGCGCGAGACTGAGGTGGCCACCTACGGCTTGCTGCCGCACTCCCGCGACTCCCACCGACAGCTGATGAAGATCAACGTGTACGGTCAGCCGCTTCGCCCCGCCCAGCTGCTCGCGCTTCAGCGCGCGAAAGGCGAAGCGGCTGAGGCTGCTCAACGTGCCGCCAGCGAAGCTTTTGCCGAGGACGTTCACACGCTTTTGCTGGGCAAGCAGCTGTTCAACGAACTCCTGACCGGCATCGACTCCATCTACATCCGCAACTTCGTGGCCACGGACCTGACCCCGCCTGATCTGAGCGCTTTGCCCGAGAAGGATGCGTACGGCCAGGCAGTGCGATACAACCGCCACTTGCTGGTATACCGCGCGCTGCTTGCCGGCGGTGGCCTCGAGGCACCGTTCCTGCCAGACGTTGCCGGCCTGTTTTCCAAGGACCTACGCGAAGTGCTGAGCACCCCCTATGAGCCCGAGGAGGCTGCCTCGGGGGGGCGTGGACGCGCACGGCGCAACCCGGAGATGCGCGACGCGGCCACTCAGACGGAGTTCGAGCAAGCCGCCGAACTGCTCGGGAAAGCGCAGCCGAGCTGGGATGACGTCATTACAGTCTGCAAGGCGCTCGCCAAGCTGATCGGCCGGCCCGAGTTCGCCGAATTTGACCGGAATTACCGGGCGACGCACGATGGTCGCTCGTGGTCGGATGCCACCCTGGCGAACTTGCTGGGCATGTTCTCCTACGCCAACGGCCCCAAGCTCTCCTCGCGCCTGAAGCCCAACCACGAGGCCAAGCTCACCACCGACTACGCCCAGAGCATCTACGCCGACCTGTTGGCCGGCAAGCTGGTCATCATCGACCAATCGCTCGGCGGTGCGACAAGCAATCAGGTCGTGGCCAACAAGGTGATCGAGAAAATCCTGCAAAGTCACGTCGAGGTCTTTGGTCAGGGGGAGACCCCGCACCCGATCATGATCTTCGTTGAGGAGGCCCACAACCTGCTGCCCAAAAAGACCGCGGACGGGGAGGTCAACATCTGGGCCAGACTGGCCAAAGAGGGGGCGAAGCTGAACCTCGCTCTGGTCTACGCCACGCAGGAAGTCAGCGCGCTGCAGAGCAACATCCTCAAGAACACCTCGAACTGGTTCATCGCGCACCTGAACAACAGCGAGGAGATTCGGGAAATCAGCAAATATTACGATTTTGAGGACTTCGCCGACTCCATCCAGCGCGCACCCAACAAGGGCTTCATCCGGATGCGGACGCGAACCAACGTCTTCACGATCCCAGTGCAGTTGCGCAAGTTCGACCTGGCCACCAGCAGTGCGCCCAGCGCCACTGTTGCACCCGCGCCCGGAGGGAACTGATGCCCCACGAAGGCGAACGGGCGGGGGTCACCACCAGCCTCAAGCGCCTGCTCAGCAGCGATGAGGCCCAGAAGCTCAAGGCCCGGCTGCAGAACCGGGCTCCAAGCGAGCCACCTGCAGAGGCCAGCGGCATCATTGTGGAGCGGCCCGACCCCTCCAAGTTGCCGCGCTTCGTCATCGCCATTGACGGCTCCCAGGGGGCAGTTCAAATCGAGGAGGGATTTCCTGGGGCTGAAGTGGGGGTCGTGACGGTCGCCAGCGTCATGATCGACCTTCACAAGTTGCGCGAAGCCCGGGTAGGCGGGATTCCCGATCCCCGAAAGTTCCGCAACCTGCACGAGCCGCATGGCATCGAGGTGTTCCTGCCCTCCACCAACATGGTTCTGGATGCTTGCGGTGACGCCCGCGAAAGCTACCGCAACGAATTCTTCCGCGTCCTTGGCGAAAAGCGCCTCGCTGAAGACGGCGAGAGCCTGCTCGAGACGTACGAGGCCCTACTGGTGGCCCGCGCCGACACGGGGGCAGACAAGCTCGCCTGCCCTCTGCTGGAGAGTTGCACCGAGCCTAAGGCGGGGCACAAGTACCACCAGGCCCTGGGCACCTACACCTGCGCCTGCGGCAAGAAAGTACTGTTTTCCACTGACGCCCTGCGTATCCACGAGAGCTTCATGGACGCGGGCAGCAACCAGACGGTCATCACGGAAAGTCGCAGTGTCGTCGAGCACCTCGTCCTGGTCAATTACCTGCGCTACTTCGAGAAAAAGAAGATGTGGGGTAGCATTGAGGACGTGGCCTTTGTGATGGACGGGCCTCTGGCGGTCAGCGGCCACCCCGCCTGGCTGGCCATGAGCATCAAAAAGGAGCTTCAGCGACTCGCAGAAGCCAGCCGGAAGGCGGCGGGCGTGACGCCCATCATCTTCGGCATTGAGAAGACCGGCATGTTCCAGGAACATCTCAAGCTGCTGGATCAGCGGGTTCAGAAGAAGACGCGCAGCCCAGACCAGCGGCCCGATCCACGTAAGCTGGCTCAGAAGGGCTTTCTGGAGCCAGGACGGGTCATCTTGGTCAACGACGGCTATACCAAGAAGCACATCATCTTCAAGTACGAGCCTCCAGATGTTGATCCGGATCTCTATAAAGCCTACGGCGCCACCAGTCATTATGGACGAAAGGTTCTTTACAAAACGGCGTCAGGCGCCCTCATCACTGCGATGCCAGCCTTTTTGAAGGCTGGCGACGACGATATGAAAGCCGAGGCGTGTCTGGATCAGTTCAACAGCCTGGGAGCCATCCTTTCGCTGCTGGATGCGCTGGTTTCGAATGCATTCCGGGATGCTACGATTCCCCTCGTGGTTGCACACGCTGAGGCCTCGCTCCCCGCACGCGCCAATGAGAGCGTCCTCAAGCGCTTTTTCCTCGAACATCAGAAAGCGGCGGACCCATCGTGACCCCGACGCTTTCTGCTGAACCTGACCCAGCCGCCGCGCCCTCGTCAGCGGCTGCCTATCCACTGTTGCCGGCGCCCAAAGCCAACTCAGCCACGGTGGAATCGCGCTGGATTCGCCTAGGGCCCTGGTATGCCATGTTCCCGCTGGACTTTGCCTATGAGATGATTCAGCGCTACACCGGTCCAGGCGACCGGGTCCTGGATCCCTTTATGGGGCGGGGCACCACCCTCGCCGCAGCCAGCGCTTTGGGGCGTATCGGCTTAGGCAGTGAGATCAACCCCGTCGCGTGGGTATACGCGTCCACCAAGCTCCATCCTGCGCCGAGGGAAGCAGTGCTGGCCCGTCTCCAACAGCTCCTCGAGTTCACCCCGACCTTCCAGTTGGAGCACGTGACCGACCTCCCAGATGTGGTTCCTGAGTTCTTTGACTGGGCCTTCCATCCCGAAGTCCTGAAGTTCCTACTTGTGGCTCGGGAACATTTGGACTGGCAAGAAGACGTGGTAGACCGCACCTTAATGGCCTTGATGTTGCTCGATCTTCACGGCAACGACGAGAAGTCCTTTTCGAACCAGATGCGGCAGACCAAGAGCATGAGCCCGGAGTACTCGGTCGCCTGGTGGCGCAAGAAAGCTCTCCGGCCTCGCAACAAGGACGTCGGTGAAATGATGCGCCGCAAGATCGAGTGGCGGTACAAGTTCGGCGTCATTGAAGGCGACCGCAAGACCCGCGCACTCCTGGGAGACTCGACCCAGACGCTCAAAAGGCTACGGCCCCGGGAGCATCAAAAGCATCAGTTGCTGCTGACCTCCCCGCCCTACTACGGTCTGGTCAACTACAACCGGGATCAGTGGATCCGACGCTGGTTGCTTGGCGGGCCATGGTCCAATACCACTCGGGGCTCCCACAAGCACGAGCGTGCTTTCGCCCATCAGGAGGACTACCGGCAGTTATTGCTTGACGTCTTCGCGATCTCAAGGCGGCTGCTAAATCCGAACGCGACGGTCGTCGTGCGGACCGATGCACGGAAGTTCACGTTGGAGACCACCAAAAGCGTGTTGCTCGAAGTCTTTCCCGAATGGACCATGCGGGAGAATGCCAGCCCATTCAAAGACCCAACGCAGACTCGGCTGTTCGGCGACACGCAGTCCAAGCCTGGCGAGGTGGATTTGATTCTCACCCGTGCGGCCGCGCCGCGTCTGTAGAAATCAATAGTGCCAGCGCTTTGTGCTGGTCCAACCTCCTCTGCTGCGGTGTTGAAAAATCGGCGGCTCTCGAAGCTAGTCATGGATCCCGTCATATTTGAAGCGCTGGCAGACCCGGCGGATCAGAAAGGGGCGCTCGCGCTGGGTGAGGGTCTCGGCGAGCCGCATCTTGGCGGCCAGGTGTATGACACTCTCGCCCGCGCAGGTGCTCTCGGGTTGATGGGAGAAGTGCGCCGCAACTGGCCGGCCACGGCGTAGGTGCGCGCCGCGCAGCGAGACCGGTTCCTGGTACTACAAGCAGGAGAAGGGCCCCATGCCCGCGCACGTCTCCGGATCCGCCAGCATCCCAGCGGCGTCAATGGCGTAAGGGACGGCGCGGGGCATGGCTGAAGCGTATGTGGGAGGGAGGAGGATCCAGTCTTCCTGACAGCGTTGGGGGGTGTTCCTTTCTCCCGCCGGCGCGCCAGGCGCCGCTGAGTGGGCTGCTGGCGACTGGATCAAGGTCTGCTTTCAGCTGCGCCCTGGCTGTTCACGCCAGCAGTTCGTCTTCCAGCATGACGGCTTCCGGGACATTCTCTAGGTCAGCGGTCTCCGCGGTGTACAGGTACTGCACGTTGAGCGTGATCATCTCGCTGCGCCGCAACAGGAACACGTCGCCTTCGATGGAGTAATACCGCGAGTCGAGCGATGCGTCGGAGTGGTACTCGGTGCCGGCTGGCCGGTCCGCAGCCAGGGGGCGCCGCACCGTCTCTTCCAGCATGACCGTATCGAGCTCACCCGCTGCGGTCAGGAGCCAGTCAATCACCAGGCCACGTACCAGGACCGGGCCATCTTTGTGCTTCATGTCCACCACCGCCGTGAGGTAGATGCTGGGCTCGATTACCACGCCATCGAACTCTGCGGCGTTGGTCTCTCGGTCAAGCAGATCGTGCCAGTCGTTGTTCAGACTGATCCAGCGTGCCAGGAAGCCGGACCGGGCGCTGCGGTGTGCCCAGGTGCCCAGGATGGCCCCCAAGGCGCACACCACACCGAAGTAGCCCAGATAGACAAAGGGGCGACTGCTCAGGTCTTGAATGACTGTGGTCAGCAGGACCGAGTCTTTCCCGAAATTGCCCAGCAGGAGCGAGAGCACCACATCGAACCGTGGCGCGAGGCCCACCTGTGAGGCGAGCATGCGTATGCTGGCCAATCCGGCACCCGCTGCTGGAGTTATCCGGCCTCCAGGAATGGAGTTATCCGGCACCCTCCCAGCCAACGGACGAGCTGTCCCCATTATGAAAGGCTGACCGTCTCCGGGGTCAACTTCCTGCTCTTCTTTCTGAGGCTTTCTCCCCGAAGTTCGATCCGGTAGGCGTGATGCAGGACGCGATCCAAGATCGCGTCCGCCAGCGTGGGATCTCCCAGATTCGCGTGCCAGGCCGGGGTCGGGAACTGACTGGTAATGATCGTCGAAGCCCGTTCATAGCGGTCATCCAGAATCTCCAGCAAAATCCTTCGACCTTCCGCTGTGGGCACATCCAGCCCCCAGTCATCCAGAATCAGGACGTTCACCCTGGCGATGCTCGCCAGGAGCTTCAGATACCGTCCATCCCCTTTCGCCAGGGTCAGTTCCTGCAACAGTCGCCCGGTTTGCGCATACAACGCCGTGAAGCCCTGACGGCAAGCCTGGTGCGCCAGGGCACACCCGATGAACGTCTTCCCGACGCCCGTGGGGCCGGTGATGATGACCCCCCTTTTTTCGGCGAGCCACTGACCCTGGGCCAGTGAACGCAGCAACCGGGCATCCAGCCCCCTCGGGTGTTTCACATCCACCTCTTCCAGGCTCGCATTGACCTTCAAACGCGCCGCCGTCAGGCGGCGCTGCAAGCCCCGGGTATCCCGGCAGGCCCGCTCACGGTCGACCAGCAAGGTGAGTCGTTCCTCGAAGCTCAGCTCGCGGAGACCAGGTTGTTCCTGTTGTTCTTGCAAAGCGAGCGCCATGCCATCGAGCTTCAGGGCGCGCAACTGTTGAATCACCGGATGGGGCAACATGTCAACCTCAATTCAGGGTGCGCTCGGCACCCGGTTCGTCGATCTCTGCGAAGTACCCAGGACCACGCAGATTGCTGTGGTCGGCTACAGGGAGTGCGGTGGGGGCATCGGGGAGTGGCGCTTCGTCCAGACGGTGCTTCAGGATGGATTTCACGCTCTGCAAGCTG from the Deinococcus sp. NW-56 genome contains:
- a CDS encoding DEAD/DEAH box helicase gives rise to the protein MAPFIQEYIWRQGWTEIRAVQAAACVALLDSNDHVLIASGTASGKTEAAFLPILTSLHEDPPQSIGALYIGPLKALINDQFYRLGGLLEESGIPVGAWHGDISANEKKKTVARARGILQITPESLEGLFLRRGTILGQLFRDLRFVVIDEVHAFMADERGRQVLCLLERLERVTRVTPRRVGLSATLGDFSLAQAWLAGKTGQPVRVVNDAGAKRRLHLALEHFPVHEAQGSEDFGPLDEAPGLYHHLYERTLGRKSLVFRNSRQAVEETAVALRSLAEAQGSTDIYHVHHGSVAAAYREDAERAMREEGRAACTVATVTLELGIDLGQLERVLQVDPPPTVSSFVQRLGRTGRRGGAGEMIFYTLERGHTDQDPPHRRLPWTLLQSIATVQLYLEERWVEPTRQPQLPFSLLVHQTLGALEQYGELAPRDLAARVLTLSPFQHVTQEQYRTLLQGLLASDHLQRTDEGGLLIGLAGEKLVQDWHFFAVFPDVPEYAVFNGASEIGTLSSAPEVGTVISLVGRAWRVTDVDEKRRQVFVRKERGRNTSAWAGGGGEIHDRVVQKMREVLVADTDYSYLQPAARVRLGEARALARTSGLLEGPVHALSERSLLLLPWRGTRVHDTILAVLSRLTPGGAQSDTPYSLIVAGSPEDLARQVAALPAEDEVRAHLREAFLAGPHPQGPGKFDALVPQELLADAHVTDRLNLATALGDLRELAGAAPQNA
- a CDS encoding ATP-binding protein, coding for MTNPPAVPKRITTALFSSLGAGVVPRTGIEHIVVGRKPEIEALLGDLANVAEGGTGFRVISGRYGAGKSFLLQLLRNYAMNRNFVVADADLSPERRLTGGRGQGLATYRELARNLSTRVRPDGGALPAMLEKWISGVQGQVVAGGTAPSDPAFGSAVEARIHEAVNELEGLVHGFDFASVISAYWRGHQLGNDELKNAALKWLRGEYSTKTEAREALGVRVIIDDDTWYDYVKLLAQFVKTIGYAGLVVVIDEAVNLYKITQSVSRNANYEKLLTMLNDTLQGRAQHLQLLVGATPQLVEDTRRGLFSYDALRTRLEQSRFARSGLQDYAGPVLRLETLTGEEVFTLLTTLRRLHALHHGYTPTISDDELVEFMNEVLGRLGAEGFLTPRDVTRDFVSVLNLLRQNPDQTFLGLVKGPDFVPSKTDVLAEVQREDQVPVPESAEFAAFDL
- a CDS encoding helicase HerA domain-containing protein, whose translation is MNSPLATIQEHHHEKQAEQKRALAAKMFNGLIQADRYVGEVFSVGFNEFIVQVHDSFRREVGGIPQGAFLIATRVSPGVKNLSIDAEDSEIVLLRVMAPTTLPRDGERQDQRADAVARAMQGDSAWETEVDEYTHNNLSFSGLRCRVLGTLYIEENAEAPGGLQLRLGTDIDNFYSGRGMKIYKPSADALKQLVNYRDPEFRSDHPLGDHTVTIASLRYGSTRRNLSSDSVDISITPADLIGQKTALFGMTRTGKSNTTKIIAQAIYELRRTPVPPDPADTPEQAHARANSNRIGQLIFDPQGEYANENVQDGGRNNPNALKNIYSHLGLPRETEVATYGLLPHSRDSHRQLMKINVYGQPLRPAQLLALQRAKGEAAEAAQRAASEAFAEDVHTLLLGKQLFNELLTGIDSIYIRNFVATDLTPPDLSALPEKDAYGQAVRYNRHLLVYRALLAGGGLEAPFLPDVAGLFSKDLREVLSTPYEPEEAASGGRGRARRNPEMRDAATQTEFEQAAELLGKAQPSWDDVITVCKALAKLIGRPEFAEFDRNYRATHDGRSWSDATLANLLGMFSYANGPKLSSRLKPNHEAKLTTDYAQSIYADLLAGKLVIIDQSLGGATSNQVVANKVIEKILQSHVEVFGQGETPHPIMIFVEEAHNLLPKKTADGEVNIWARLAKEGAKLNLALVYATQEVSALQSNILKNTSNWFIAHLNNSEEIREISKYYDFEDFADSIQRAPNKGFIRMRTRTNVFTIPVQLRKFDLATSSAPSATVAPAPGGN
- a CDS encoding TerB N-terminal domain-containing protein — its product is MNETRKRAQPVPLQAYWTNYHVLDHAQENWYFFWRARFRAGEALPTDLSYLFLHAYEVLHGVGFHSPDAAFGHLRRLWHSYRGAHPRLDDYLRAWLTDFVHYYELDDQTAQAWLEEARAHGRADLTATTWEDRANLIIQSWLEGDDRDHVPEEMFRQLITYIPGSNKFYREAQDKAVLDALFGRAIALTDDFYCQTTGKSVFERLGPKKAAQIKRQAFVGAVFEGPALSYTVGTVRRYRRDGKLSKLLTQAVRYAENLARKEAGFKALLRDIDLPAELKAHLDAHLIPELGTLRTSKAQPPPAPERPRVQLDPSRLAALQQESEEIRERLLEGSATEETPEGAAVPAPPLPEVQTVVPAGPPSVMPAPSHHPPLPADLPEGHLTEVAGVAEVLSAASEAGRDLLRQLRSHGWELAEHDLRLPPGTFASTLVDEVNEAAQQRLGDVLLVQEDGLLIAVEDYRDELEFLLSSPEQTAAASAPAPLPEGPWQALAEVLPPLHLELLGHLLQADLTVPELEAFTATRHALASAVLEDLNAHALDTVGDILIDPYGDPLALEDAYREDVRRVLQAQGLIRPE